A section of the Marinoscillum sp. 108 genome encodes:
- a CDS encoding PAS domain-containing hybrid sensor histidine kinase/response regulator: MSRRLLEKQIARIKEKYPEEEFFDKLFEKVASSYVDFDRVQKLKDRSIRLMSQELHDLYRAQEEKQRAFISTILGKIVDGIITCNKTGHIISVNSSAEHIIGKNEGEMKQLELSEILADFKTYDEFLSHYYLNLGKNENQIEVSILGKGKKRIPCEVSVSQFEIDDVSSIVLLRDITERKKVEAIIIEEKEKAEKASRAKAEFLSTMSHEIRTPMNSIIGMTNILIQDDFDQETMNLLNTLKFSSEHLLILINDILDFNKIEAGKIDFEHIDFNLKELVENINESHKYRANEKGVKLELTIDPSSPNWVVGDPGRLSQILTNLIGNAVKFTKEGSVTTRLTPQQRKGNTIDILFEVIDTGIGIAPGKQKLIFESFSQSETYTTRQYGGTGLGLAITKKLIELQNGCLEVSSSPQMGSNFHFSLQFTLSDTPDDVVTKPVDGMYASQDDLVGLKILLVEDNPMNQFVAGKFLNKWACNVTIAENGNEAWEKIQEQEFDIILMDLQMPDKNGFETTQQIRNSDKAYKDIPIIALTATAFLEEKNRALKAGMNDFVTKPFNPKELYEKILKNMTHST; this comes from the coding sequence ATGAGCAGAAGGCTACTAGAGAAACAAATAGCCAGGATAAAAGAAAAATATCCTGAAGAGGAGTTTTTTGATAAGCTATTCGAAAAAGTAGCCAGTAGCTATGTGGATTTTGACCGGGTACAAAAACTGAAAGACCGGTCAATTCGTCTGATGTCTCAGGAACTGCATGACCTTTACAGGGCCCAGGAGGAGAAACAACGAGCCTTTATTTCCACCATCCTTGGTAAAATTGTGGACGGTATTATCACCTGCAACAAGACCGGCCACATCATTTCTGTCAACAGCTCTGCCGAGCACATCATCGGCAAAAATGAAGGCGAAATGAAGCAGTTAGAGCTATCCGAGATACTTGCCGACTTTAAGACCTATGATGAATTTCTCAGCCACTACTATTTGAACCTTGGAAAGAATGAAAATCAAATTGAGGTATCAATACTAGGGAAGGGTAAAAAGAGGATACCCTGTGAAGTATCTGTAAGTCAGTTTGAGATAGACGATGTTTCATCAATCGTCCTACTAAGGGACATCACAGAGCGAAAGAAAGTAGAGGCCATCATTATAGAGGAAAAGGAGAAAGCAGAAAAGGCATCCCGTGCTAAAGCTGAATTCTTGTCTACCATGAGTCATGAAATAAGGACCCCAATGAATTCTATTATTGGGATGACCAATATTCTCATTCAGGATGACTTTGATCAGGAGACCATGAACCTACTCAACACGCTTAAGTTCTCAAGTGAACACTTGTTGATTTTAATCAATGACATACTCGACTTCAATAAGATTGAAGCAGGAAAGATTGACTTTGAGCACATTGATTTTAACCTTAAAGAATTAGTTGAAAATATTAACGAATCTCACAAATACCGAGCAAATGAAAAAGGGGTTAAACTTGAATTGACCATAGACCCATCAAGTCCAAACTGGGTGGTAGGTGACCCTGGCAGATTGTCACAAATCTTAACCAATCTGATTGGCAATGCAGTGAAATTCACAAAGGAGGGCTCTGTCACGACCAGGCTGACGCCACAACAGAGAAAAGGTAACACCATAGACATTTTGTTTGAAGTGATTGATACGGGAATAGGGATAGCTCCGGGAAAACAAAAATTAATCTTTGAGTCATTTTCCCAATCAGAAACCTATACCACAAGACAATATGGTGGAACAGGGTTGGGACTTGCCATTACTAAAAAACTCATAGAACTTCAAAATGGCTGTTTAGAGGTCTCTTCATCCCCTCAAATGGGTTCAAACTTCCATTTTTCCTTGCAGTTTACCCTGTCAGATACACCAGACGATGTGGTAACGAAACCTGTGGATGGAATGTATGCAAGCCAGGACGACTTGGTGGGTTTAAAAATACTTTTGGTAGAGGATAATCCAATGAACCAATTTGTGGCTGGGAAATTCCTGAACAAATGGGCATGTAATGTGACCATCGCAGAAAATGGTAATGAGGCCTGGGAGAAAATACAAGAACAGGAATTTGACATCATCTTGATGGACCTGCAAATGCCAGATAAAAATGGGTTTGAAACTACACAACAGATTAGAAATTCTGACAAAGCCTATAAGGATATCCCAATCATAGCCCTTACGGCTACCGCTTTCCTGGAAGAAAAAAACCGTGCACTCAAGGCAGGAATGAACGATTTCGTAACCAAGCCTTTCAATCCAAAGGAATTGTATGAGAAAATCCTCAAAAACATGACCCATTCCACCTGA
- a CDS encoding GIY-YIG nuclease family protein produces the protein MKTKGGYVYIIANKNRTVLYTGVTSNLYSRVYEHKTGIGSVFTSKYKCTDLLYFQFYDTIIEAIEQEKRMKKWKRSFKENLINSMNPTWRDLFDEIEDMQ, from the coding sequence ATGAAAACCAAGGGTGGTTATGTGTATATCATTGCTAATAAAAACAGAACCGTCTTATATACTGGTGTTACAAGTAATCTCTACTCAAGAGTATATGAGCATAAGACAGGTATAGGATCAGTATTTACAAGCAAATACAAATGTACCGATCTATTATATTTTCAGTTTTATGATACAATCATTGAGGCCATTGAACAGGAAAAACGAATGAAGAAATGGAAACGATCATTCAAAGAAAACCTCATCAATTCGATGAATCCAACTTGGAGGGATCTGTTTGATGAAATTGAGGACATGCAGTAA